The Belonocnema kinseyi isolate 2016_QV_RU_SX_M_011 chromosome 10, B_treatae_v1, whole genome shotgun sequence genome has a window encoding:
- the LOC117181774 gene encoding uncharacterized protein LOC117181774 isoform X1: protein MIGTKLLALIVVFIFSVDSCSASGMEGRKNVNRRRLHGSSSNQPTNDEGPPGDSNLYSAHTNVISSRINSMHANYEQHSNQEHINNHYQRHIAGRNRKNTPEAPLVAQDHSHYLYDQEGENNYSLLNTGSIPGHTNFAHQLNPTQQFNPTQQLNPTQHLDPNLSFDPNLHNLDVNYFSQNHLFNPQQSNIPYDPASFQNQPHNQYLHPPQNPRRH, encoded by the exons atgattggCACGAAGCTCCTCGCCTTGATCgtggttttcattttttctgttg ATTCATGTTCAGCTTCGGGTATGGAGGGACGTAAAAATGTAAATAGGCGGCGTTTACATGGATCAAGCAGTAATCAACCAACCAACGATGAAGGTCCACCAGGTGATAGTAATTTGTATTCAGCGCATACTAATGTAATATCTAGCCGCATCAATAGTATGCACGCAAATTACGAACAGCATTCTAATCAAGAACACATCAATAATCATTACCAGCGACACATTGCTGGGCGAAATCGTAAAAATACACCAGAGGCACCACTGGTAGCGCAGGACCATTCTCACTACTTATATGATCAAGAaggtgaaaataattattcattattgaaTACTGGTTCAATACCTGGTCACACTAATTTCGCTCATCAACTTAATCCGACACAACAATTTAATCCGACTCAACAACTTAATCCGACTCAGCATCTTGATCCGAATCTAAGTTTTGATCCGAATTTACATAATCTTGATGTAAATTATTTCTCTCAAAATCACCTTTTTAATCCTCAGCAAAGCAATATTCCGTATGATCCCGCCAGTTTTCAAAATCAACCTCATAATCAATATCTACATCCTCCACAAAACCCAAGACGTCATTAG